TAACTGCTTCCATACTATCTTACTGATTTTAAATCTATTGTTCTTGGCTTACGAGCTTCCTGCTTATGCTCTGAACCACTATATACATATAGTTGTCTGTATAGTTCAGCACCTAAAATATTTTTTGGAAGCATTCCTTTAACAGCTTTTTCTACCATTTTAATAGGATTTTTTTCCATCAACTTTTCAGCAGTGATTTCTCGTTGTCCACCAGGATATCCTGTGTGACTGATATAAGTCTTATCGCTCCACTTTTTACCAGTAAGTTTGATTTTATCAGCGTTGATAATTACAACTTTGTCTCCACAAGCAACGTGAGGCGTATAATTAGTTTTGTGTTTGCCACGAATCAGATTGGCAACTTTGGAAGCTAATCTTCCAAGTACTTCGTTTTCAGCATCAATAAGTAACCACTCTCTATTCGTAGTAGCTTTATTTGCTGATATTGTTTTATAACTTAAATCACTCATTTTTTTGAATGTATCTGTTAAGCCTATTGCGGCTTTTTAATACCCTGTTTTTAAAGGGACGGCGAAGTTAGAACTTATTTTTGGAATGACCCAACTTATAAGGCTACTTTTTGTTGATAACTTCTAATTCTGTTCCAACTTTTGTAAACGCTGCGATCGCCTTGTCTAAATGCTCTCTATCATGACCTGCTGAAATTTGAACTCTGATTCTCGCAAGGTCTTTTGGTACAACTGGATAGAAGAATCCAATTACATATATTCCTTCTTTTAGAAGTCGACTAGCAAACTCTTGTGCAATTTTTGCATCGTACAACATTATGGGTACAATCGGATGTACTCCTTCTCTAATATCGAAGCCTACTTCATCCATTTTACTTCTAAAGTATGCAGTGTTCTCCTCTAATTTGTCTCGTAATGAAGTAGATTCATTTAGCAAGTTTAACACTTCTATAGTACCACCAACAATTGAAGGGGCGAGAGAGTTTGAAAATAAATATGGTCTAGAACGTTGTCTTAGCATATCGATGATCTCTTTCTTGCCAGAAGTAAAACCACCCATTGCACCACCTAGAGCCTTGCCCATTGTTGAAGTAATGATGTCAATTCGTCCCATTACACCACAGTGTTCATGAGTTCCACGACCTGTTGCTCCCATAAAACCGGTAGAGTGACTATCATCAACCATTACGAGTGCATCGTATTTTTCTGCCAAATCACATATTTGATCCAGCTTGGCGATATATCCATCCATTGAGAATACGCCATCGGTGACTATTAATCGGTGGCGGGCTCCTTGGGCATCTTGAAGTTGTTTCTCTAAATCCTCCATGTTCGAATTCTTGTAACGGAATCGTTGTGCTTTACATAATCGCACACCATCTATTATAGATGCATGGTTTAGTTCATCAGAGATAATAGCATCTTCTGGACCCATCAATGTTTCAAATACTCCACCATTCGCATCAAAGCAAGCGGCGTATAGTATAGTATCTTCTGTACCTAAAAATTCTGCGATTTTCCCTTCTAGTTCTTTATGTATGTCTTGTGTTCCGCATATAAAACGAACGGAAGACATCCCATAACCTTGTGTATCTAGTGTTCGCTTTGCAGCCTCGATTAATTTAGGATGAGAAGAAAGTCCTAGATAATTATTCGCACAGAAATTAGTAACCTCTTCCCCAGTACTTACTTTAATATCTGCTCCTTGAGGAGTGGTAATTATTCTTTCGGACTTATATAATCCAGATTCTTTAATTGAAGCAAGCTCCTCTTGGAGGAAACTTTGAAACTTTCCGTACATAATATTAGGTTGTGTTTGAATGCTTTAAAAGCAGACTCTACACTAAACCTTGTGCTAGCATAGCGTCTGCAACTTTTACGAAGCCGCCTAAATTAGCACCTTTCACGTAATTAATGAAATTTTCTTCCGCACCATGTTTAACACACGTGCTATGAATCTCTTTCATGAGGTCCTTTAATTTAGTATCAACCTCTTCACTTGTCCAACTAAGTTTAAGGGAGTTCTGACTCATTTCTAAGCCAGATACAGAAACGCCACCAGCATTTGCGGCCTTTCCAGGACCAAATAAAATTTTCTCTTTGATAAATGTTTCGACTGCATCAGGTGTGCAAGGCATATTGGCTCCTTCAGCCACAGTCTTACAACCATTTTTAATGAGTAGTTGAGCTGATTTCTTATCCAATTCATTTTGTGTAGCACAGGGCAACGCCACATCACATTTTACTTCCCACGGCTTTTTATTTGGAATAAATTTGCAGTGGTACTTATCTGCATATTCTTTTATCCGCCCTCTCGTTACATTCTTTAGTTTCTTTAGATAATTTAGTTTAGGCTTGGTTATACCAGATTCATCATATATATATCCGGAAGAGTCTGACATAGTAACCACTGTGGCGCCTAATTCGATGCATTTTTCAGCAGCAAATTGTGCAACATTGCCAGATCCTGATATTGCGACAACAAGCCTGTGTAATGTTTTCCCTCTTGTAGCTAGCATTTCGGACGTAAAATAAACAGCTCCGTAACCAGTTGCTTCTGGTCTTATTAGACTACCTCCAAACGCGATTGCTTTACCAGTAAGTACGCCAGTAAATTCATTACTTATTCTTTTATACTGACCAAATAGAAAACCGATTTCTCGACCACCTACACCAATGTCACCAGCAGGTACATCTGTCTCGGGCCCTATGTAACGAGATAATTCGGTCATAAAACTTTGACAAAATCTCATAATCTCATTATCTGATTTTCCTTTTGGATCAAAATCAGAACCCCCTTTACCTCCTCCCATTGAGAGAGTAGTTAAACTGTTTTTGAATACTTGTTCGAACGCCAAAAATTTTAGTACACCAAGGTTTACCGTTGGATGAAAACGTAATCCACCTTTATAAGGACCAATGGCACTATTCATTTGTATTCGGAATCCTCTGTTTATTTGAAATTCGCCTTTGTCATCCAACCATGGAACTCGAAAAATAATTACTCTCTCCGGTTCACAGATTCTTTCTAAGATTTTAGCTTTCTTATACTTTGGGTTTTTGTCGATGAATGGTAGTATAGTCTCCGCTACTTCATGTACAGCTTGCACAAATTCTGGTTCCCCAGGATTCTGTTTTGATACTGCTAGCATGAATTTTTCGAGTTTGCTAGTATCTTTTGATACGCCATTGTTTTGGTGAGAAGGAGATTTTTTTTCTTTCAAGGCAGTCATAATATCTTCTTTATCTGATTGTTATGCAGTACTAAAAATAGTAAAATTTTGTTCA
The genomic region above belongs to Flavobacteriales bacterium and contains:
- the rplM gene encoding 50S ribosomal protein L13, with product MSDLSYKTISANKATTNREWLLIDAENEVLGRLASKVANLIRGKHKTNYTPHVACGDKVVIINADKIKLTGKKWSDKTYISHTGYPGGQREITAEKLMEKNPIKMVEKAVKGMLPKNILGAELYRQLYVYSGSEHKQEARKPRTIDLKSVR
- the kbl gene encoding glycine C-acetyltransferase, which produces MYGKFQSFLQEELASIKESGLYKSERIITTPQGADIKVSTGEEVTNFCANNYLGLSSHPKLIEAAKRTLDTQGYGMSSVRFICGTQDIHKELEGKIAEFLGTEDTILYAACFDANGGVFETLMGPEDAIISDELNHASIIDGVRLCKAQRFRYKNSNMEDLEKQLQDAQGARHRLIVTDGVFSMDGYIAKLDQICDLAEKYDALVMVDDSHSTGFMGATGRGTHEHCGVMGRIDIITSTMGKALGGAMGGFTSGKKEIIDMLRQRSRPYLFSNSLAPSIVGGTIEVLNLLNESTSLRDKLEENTAYFRSKMDEVGFDIREGVHPIVPIMLYDAKIAQEFASRLLKEGIYVIGFFYPVVPKDLARIRVQISAGHDREHLDKAIAAFTKVGTELEVINKK
- the gdhA gene encoding NADP-specific glutamate dehydrogenase — protein: MTALKEKKSPSHQNNGVSKDTSKLEKFMLAVSKQNPGEPEFVQAVHEVAETILPFIDKNPKYKKAKILERICEPERVIIFRVPWLDDKGEFQINRGFRIQMNSAIGPYKGGLRFHPTVNLGVLKFLAFEQVFKNSLTTLSMGGGKGGSDFDPKGKSDNEIMRFCQSFMTELSRYIGPETDVPAGDIGVGGREIGFLFGQYKRISNEFTGVLTGKAIAFGGSLIRPEATGYGAVYFTSEMLATRGKTLHRLVVAISGSGNVAQFAAEKCIELGATVVTMSDSSGYIYDESGITKPKLNYLKKLKNVTRGRIKEYADKYHCKFIPNKKPWEVKCDVALPCATQNELDKKSAQLLIKNGCKTVAEGANMPCTPDAVETFIKEKILFGPGKAANAGGVSVSGLEMSQNSLKLSWTSEEVDTKLKDLMKEIHSTCVKHGAEENFINYVKGANLGGFVKVADAMLAQGLV